The following are from one region of the candidate division KSB1 bacterium genome:
- a CDS encoding glycosyltransferase family 2 protein, producing the protein MTTLSIIVPAYNEANTIREILARVQRVELRHLGIQPEIIVVNDGSQDGTGEILEQLAASGSFTLVHQRRNRGKAAAVQAGLAQASGELILIQDADLEYDPRDYAALLAPVLAGRAEVVYGSRILGARVFGTRDYSSLPFYWGGRLLSWLTNVLFGSRLTDQSTGYKLFTRRVLARVLPLEHAGFEFCAEVTARLARCGCAIHEVPVHYYPRSRAEGKKITWRHGLRALLTLLRYRFRPPAKLAQDRELLSGSQAGRRA; encoded by the coding sequence ATGACAACGCTTTCCATCATCGTGCCGGCTTATAATGAAGCAAACACCATTCGCGAGATTTTGGCGCGCGTGCAGCGCGTCGAATTGCGCCATCTTGGCATCCAACCCGAAATCATCGTGGTCAATGACGGCTCACAGGATGGCACGGGAGAGATTCTCGAACAACTGGCGGCAAGCGGGAGCTTCACGCTCGTTCATCAGCGCCGCAATCGCGGCAAAGCTGCGGCAGTGCAGGCGGGATTGGCGCAGGCCTCCGGCGAGCTCATTTTGATTCAGGATGCCGACCTGGAATATGATCCTCGCGATTATGCCGCGCTGCTCGCCCCGGTTCTCGCCGGCCGCGCCGAAGTGGTTTACGGCTCGCGCATTCTGGGAGCGCGCGTGTTCGGCACGCGGGATTATTCCTCGCTGCCTTTCTATTGGGGCGGCCGGCTGCTGAGCTGGCTGACCAACGTGCTGTTCGGCAGCCGCCTGACGGATCAATCCACCGGCTACAAACTCTTCACCCGCCGCGTGCTCGCCCGGGTGTTGCCGCTGGAACATGCCGGCTTCGAGTTTTGTGCGGAAGTGACCGCCCGGCTCGCCCGCTGCGGTTGCGCCATTCATGAAGTCCCGGTGCATTATTATCCCCGCTCGCGCGCCGAAGGCAAGAAGATCACCTGGCGACACGGTCTGCGGGCGTTGTTGACGTTGCTGCGCTATCGCTTTCGCCCGCCCGCAAAACTGGCGCAAGATAGAGAGCTTTTGTCAGGAAGTCAAGCCGGCAGGCGAGCGTGA
- a CDS encoding B12-binding domain-containing radical SAM protein translates to MIDVLLAHSFFLRFDPKQWRAMQPYPPLGTLYAAAYLRARGYRVALFDSMLAESPAALRPMLERYQPRVVVFYEDSFNWLSKMCLTRMRAACFAMIKLAKSLGVPVIVAGSDATDQQPLYFEAGADYVLLGEGEISLAELLDAMLQRRPQPLDQIAGLAFRQNGGITTTASRGVLKELDQLPFPAWDLVDIEAYRHAWRRKHGYFSMNMVTTRGCPFRCNWCAKPIYGDRYNSRSPENVAQEMAWLKRQYQPDHIWFSDDIFGLKPGWVERFARAVHAAGAVIPFKIQARVDLLHEEVVVALKQAGCKTVWVGAESGSQKILEAMDKGTTVAQIYAAAERLHRHGLEVCFFLQFGYPGESDADIAKTIQMVHDCRPDDIGISVSYPLPGTRFYERVQGELGGKRNWEHSNDLDLMFRGRYQPDFYRQLHRVVHQEFRLRKTAALFAEMRRRPALLTPRNLRRVLAAAGRWPLLQLARARLWWLKKPNRVFELEEAGAGGVTQGKRKYAGRSLDSFL, encoded by the coding sequence ATGATCGATGTTTTGCTCGCCCATTCTTTTTTTCTCCGTTTCGATCCCAAACAGTGGCGGGCGATGCAGCCCTATCCCCCGCTGGGAACATTGTATGCCGCCGCCTATTTGCGCGCCCGGGGGTATCGCGTGGCCCTGTTCGACAGCATGCTCGCCGAAAGCCCGGCCGCGCTGCGCCCAATGCTCGAGCGCTATCAGCCGCGCGTGGTGGTGTTCTATGAGGACAGCTTCAACTGGCTGAGCAAGATGTGTCTCACGCGCATGCGCGCCGCCTGTTTTGCGATGATCAAGCTCGCCAAGTCCCTCGGGGTGCCGGTGATCGTCGCCGGCTCCGATGCCACCGATCAGCAACCGCTCTACTTCGAGGCAGGCGCGGATTATGTCCTCCTGGGCGAGGGTGAAATCTCGCTGGCCGAGTTGTTGGATGCGATGCTGCAGCGCCGGCCGCAGCCGCTGGATCAAATCGCAGGCCTCGCCTTCCGGCAAAACGGCGGCATCACAACCACTGCCAGCCGCGGCGTTCTCAAGGAGCTCGATCAACTGCCGTTTCCGGCGTGGGATCTGGTCGACATTGAGGCCTATCGCCATGCCTGGCGCCGCAAGCACGGCTATTTTTCGATGAACATGGTCACCACGCGCGGCTGCCCGTTTCGCTGCAACTGGTGCGCGAAACCGATTTACGGCGATCGCTACAATTCCCGCTCGCCCGAGAATGTCGCACAGGAGATGGCCTGGCTCAAGCGCCAGTACCAGCCGGATCACATTTGGTTCAGCGATGACATCTTCGGCCTCAAGCCGGGCTGGGTCGAGCGCTTCGCGCGTGCGGTGCATGCCGCCGGCGCGGTCATCCCCTTCAAGATTCAGGCGCGCGTCGATTTGCTGCACGAGGAAGTCGTCGTGGCGTTGAAGCAGGCCGGCTGCAAAACCGTGTGGGTGGGCGCGGAATCCGGCTCGCAGAAGATCCTCGAGGCGATGGACAAGGGCACGACCGTGGCGCAGATTTATGCCGCCGCCGAACGGTTGCACCGCCACGGCCTGGAAGTCTGTTTCTTTCTGCAATTCGGCTATCCCGGTGAGAGCGATGCCGACATCGCGAAAACGATTCAGATGGTGCACGATTGCCGGCCCGATGACATCGGCATCTCGGTGTCCTATCCGCTGCCCGGCACACGCTTTTATGAGCGTGTCCAGGGCGAGCTGGGCGGGAAACGCAACTGGGAGCACAGCAACGATCTCGATTTGATGTTCCGCGGCCGGTATCAGCCGGATTTTTACCGCCAGTTGCATCGCGTCGTGCATCAGGAGTTCCGGCTGCGCAAAACGGCGGCTCTGTTCGCGGAGATGCGGCGCCGGCCTGCGCTGCTGACCCCGCGCAATCTGCGGCGGGTGCTGGCTGCCGCCGGCCGCTGGCCGCTGCTGCAGCTTGCGCGGGCGCGCTTGTGGTGGCTGAAGAAACCGAATCGGGTGTTCGAACTGGAAGAGGCAGGGGCCGGCGGGGTGACGCAGGGGAAGCGCAAATACGCCGGCAGGAGTTTGGACAGTTTCTTGTGA
- a CDS encoding HXXEE domain-containing protein, translated as MSFTLTPSPSALAGKWVWLFPATYLVHLGEEFCGGEGFYRWLVQFAGNGLTAGQFLTINAAFMSIMIASMLLILRAPAWRWLLCGYGALVMINGMLHGIGTLITATYSPGLVSGMLLWVPLGVYTLRRCRRALPPEMFWFGLSAGIAMHAAVSLIALTIG; from the coding sequence ATGTCTTTCACCCTCACGCCCTCTCCGTCGGCGTTGGCGGGAAAATGGGTGTGGCTCTTCCCGGCCACTTATCTCGTGCATCTCGGCGAGGAATTTTGCGGCGGGGAGGGCTTCTATCGCTGGCTGGTCCAATTCGCCGGGAACGGGCTGACCGCCGGGCAATTTCTCACCATTAATGCCGCCTTCATGAGCATCATGATCGCCAGCATGCTGCTGATCTTGCGCGCGCCAGCCTGGCGGTGGCTGCTTTGCGGATACGGCGCACTGGTGATGATCAATGGCATGCTGCACGGGATCGGCACCCTGATCACCGCCACCTACTCGCCGGGTTTGGTGTCGGGCATGCTGCTGTGGGTTCCGCTGGGCGTCTACACCCTCCGGCGCTGCCGCCGCGCGCTGCCGCCCGAAATGTTCTGGTTTGGCCTCTCCGCCGGCATCGCCATGCACGCCGCCGTCTCTTTAATTGCCCTGACCATCGGATGA
- a CDS encoding TIGR00730 family Rossman fold protein, which translates to MQRVCVYCASSSQCDPFYFEQTRRLGGLLAHHGVTIVFGGGSTGLMGALADSALAAGGKVIGVLPQFMQEVEWGHTGLTELHITDDMHQRKRLMIEKSQGLIALPGGSGTLEELFEAITWKRLGLHTHPIVIVNLRGFFDPALELLERCIRERFMRPQHRLLWSVVDSVDGVLAALNHAAPWDRNAIRDARV; encoded by the coding sequence GTGCAACGGGTTTGCGTCTATTGCGCCTCCAGCAGCCAGTGTGATCCCTTCTATTTCGAGCAGACCCGCCGGCTGGGCGGGCTGCTGGCGCACCACGGTGTCACCATTGTTTTTGGCGGTGGCAGCACCGGTCTGATGGGGGCACTGGCGGACAGCGCGCTCGCCGCCGGCGGCAAAGTCATCGGCGTGCTGCCGCAGTTCATGCAGGAAGTGGAATGGGGCCACACTGGCCTCACCGAGCTGCATATCACCGACGACATGCATCAGCGCAAGCGCCTGATGATTGAAAAATCCCAGGGCCTGATTGCCCTGCCGGGCGGCAGCGGCACCCTGGAGGAGCTGTTCGAAGCCATCACCTGGAAGCGCCTTGGGCTGCACACGCATCCCATCGTGATCGTGAATCTGCGCGGCTTTTTCGATCCCGCGCTCGAGCTGCTCGAACGCTGCATTCGCGAGCGCTTCATGCGGCCGCAGCATCGCTTGCTGTGGTCGGTGGTGGATTCCGTTGACGGCGTGCTGGCGGCCCTCAACCACGCGGCACCCTGGGATCGCAACGCAATACGGGACGCCCGGGTTTGA